From the Anser cygnoides isolate HZ-2024a breed goose chromosome 24, Taihu_goose_T2T_genome, whole genome shotgun sequence genome, one window contains:
- the NKAIN1 gene encoding sodium/potassium-transporting ATPase subunit beta-1-interacting protein 1 isoform X3: MLIAALERQIFDFLGYQWAPILANFLHIMAVILGIFGTIQYRSKYLIMYAVWLVLWVGWNAFIICFYLEVGHLSQDRDFIMTFNTSLHRSWWMENGPGCLVTPVLNSKLAPEDHHVITVSGCLLDYQYIEVVSSAAQIFLALFGFVYACYVSKVFLEEEDSFDFIGGFDSYGYQAPQKTSHLQLQPLYTSG; encoded by the exons ATGTTG ATAGCGGCGCTGGAGCGGCAGATCTTTGATTTCCTGGGCTACCAGTGGGCGCCCATCCTGGCCAATTTTTTACACATCATGGCCGTCATCCTGGGCATCTTCGGGACCATCCAGTACAGATCCAAATACCTCATCATG TACGCGGTGTGGCTGGTGCTGTGGGTCGGCTGGAACGCCTTCATCATCTGCTTCTACCTGGAGGTCGGGCACTTGTCGCAG GACCGGGACTTCATCATGACCTTCAATACCTCACTGCACCGCTCGTGGTGGATGGAGAACGGGCCGGGCTGCCTGGTGACGCCGGTGCTGAACTCCAAGCTGGCGCCCGAGGACCACCACGTCATCACGGTCAGCGGCTGCCTGCTGGACTACCAGTACATCGAGGTGGTCAGCAGCGCCGCGCAGATCTTCCTGGCG CTCTTTGGCTTCGTCTACGCCTGCTACGTCAGCAAAGTGTTTCTGGAGGAAGAAGACAGCT tcGACTTCATCGGTGGGTTTGACTCCTACGGCTACCAGGCGCCCCAGAAGACGTCGCACCTACAGCTACAGCCGCTGTACAC GTCCGGGTAA
- the NKAIN1 gene encoding sodium/potassium-transporting ATPase subunit beta-1-interacting protein 1 isoform X2, whose amino-acid sequence MDGEIAALERQIFDFLGYQWAPILANFLHIMAVILGIFGTIQYRSKYLIMYAVWLVLWVGWNAFIICFYLEVGHLSQDRDFIMTFNTSLHRSWWMENGPGCLVTPVLNSKLAPEDHHVITVSGCLLDYQYIEVVSSAAQIFLALFGFVYACYVSKVFLEEEDSFDFIGGFDSYGYQAPQKTSHLQLQPLYTSG is encoded by the exons ATAGCGGCGCTGGAGCGGCAGATCTTTGATTTCCTGGGCTACCAGTGGGCGCCCATCCTGGCCAATTTTTTACACATCATGGCCGTCATCCTGGGCATCTTCGGGACCATCCAGTACAGATCCAAATACCTCATCATG TACGCGGTGTGGCTGGTGCTGTGGGTCGGCTGGAACGCCTTCATCATCTGCTTCTACCTGGAGGTCGGGCACTTGTCGCAG GACCGGGACTTCATCATGACCTTCAATACCTCACTGCACCGCTCGTGGTGGATGGAGAACGGGCCGGGCTGCCTGGTGACGCCGGTGCTGAACTCCAAGCTGGCGCCCGAGGACCACCACGTCATCACGGTCAGCGGCTGCCTGCTGGACTACCAGTACATCGAGGTGGTCAGCAGCGCCGCGCAGATCTTCCTGGCG CTCTTTGGCTTCGTCTACGCCTGCTACGTCAGCAAAGTGTTTCTGGAGGAAGAAGACAGCT tcGACTTCATCGGTGGGTTTGACTCCTACGGCTACCAGGCGCCCCAGAAGACGTCGCACCTACAGCTACAGCCGCTGTACAC GTCCGGGTAA
- the NKAIN1 gene encoding sodium/potassium-transporting ATPase subunit beta-1-interacting protein 1 isoform X1, producing MGRCNGRCTLVGFCCLQLIAALERQIFDFLGYQWAPILANFLHIMAVILGIFGTIQYRSKYLIMYAVWLVLWVGWNAFIICFYLEVGHLSQDRDFIMTFNTSLHRSWWMENGPGCLVTPVLNSKLAPEDHHVITVSGCLLDYQYIEVVSSAAQIFLALFGFVYACYVSKVFLEEEDSFDFIGGFDSYGYQAPQKTSHLQLQPLYTSG from the exons ATAGCGGCGCTGGAGCGGCAGATCTTTGATTTCCTGGGCTACCAGTGGGCGCCCATCCTGGCCAATTTTTTACACATCATGGCCGTCATCCTGGGCATCTTCGGGACCATCCAGTACAGATCCAAATACCTCATCATG TACGCGGTGTGGCTGGTGCTGTGGGTCGGCTGGAACGCCTTCATCATCTGCTTCTACCTGGAGGTCGGGCACTTGTCGCAG GACCGGGACTTCATCATGACCTTCAATACCTCACTGCACCGCTCGTGGTGGATGGAGAACGGGCCGGGCTGCCTGGTGACGCCGGTGCTGAACTCCAAGCTGGCGCCCGAGGACCACCACGTCATCACGGTCAGCGGCTGCCTGCTGGACTACCAGTACATCGAGGTGGTCAGCAGCGCCGCGCAGATCTTCCTGGCG CTCTTTGGCTTCGTCTACGCCTGCTACGTCAGCAAAGTGTTTCTGGAGGAAGAAGACAGCT tcGACTTCATCGGTGGGTTTGACTCCTACGGCTACCAGGCGCCCCAGAAGACGTCGCACCTACAGCTACAGCCGCTGTACAC GTCCGGGTAA
- the NKAIN1 gene encoding sodium/potassium-transporting ATPase subunit beta-1-interacting protein 1 isoform X4, producing MAVILGIFGTIQYRSKYLIMYAVWLVLWVGWNAFIICFYLEVGHLSQDRDFIMTFNTSLHRSWWMENGPGCLVTPVLNSKLAPEDHHVITVSGCLLDYQYIEVVSSAAQIFLALFGFVYACYVSKVFLEEEDSFDFIGGFDSYGYQAPQKTSHLQLQPLYTSG from the exons ATGGCCGTCATCCTGGGCATCTTCGGGACCATCCAGTACAGATCCAAATACCTCATCATG TACGCGGTGTGGCTGGTGCTGTGGGTCGGCTGGAACGCCTTCATCATCTGCTTCTACCTGGAGGTCGGGCACTTGTCGCAG GACCGGGACTTCATCATGACCTTCAATACCTCACTGCACCGCTCGTGGTGGATGGAGAACGGGCCGGGCTGCCTGGTGACGCCGGTGCTGAACTCCAAGCTGGCGCCCGAGGACCACCACGTCATCACGGTCAGCGGCTGCCTGCTGGACTACCAGTACATCGAGGTGGTCAGCAGCGCCGCGCAGATCTTCCTGGCG CTCTTTGGCTTCGTCTACGCCTGCTACGTCAGCAAAGTGTTTCTGGAGGAAGAAGACAGCT tcGACTTCATCGGTGGGTTTGACTCCTACGGCTACCAGGCGCCCCAGAAGACGTCGCACCTACAGCTACAGCCGCTGTACAC GTCCGGGTAA